The following coding sequences lie in one Spinacia oleracea cultivar Varoflay chromosome 1, BTI_SOV_V1, whole genome shotgun sequence genomic window:
- the LOC130461673 gene encoding uncharacterized protein isoform X1, producing the protein MMHDPIGIPIEHDLSPVHAYMTPKPPPAPPTTTTTTAAATNAATRTLTRSRSGSGSGSPQSLIMSVYSTKIASQPRLVTITWCKNLLLHGLSVSVDGPRDTDHYHSKVELKPWYFWRKQGSKQLVVDGKVIGIVWDLKAAKFNGEVEPQSDYYVAIVSDEEVVLVVGDMKKDAFRRTRCRPALIDPVLVSRKEHIFGKKRFSTKVKFHERGKCHEISVECNNNNYNHNNNNIINNNKGGVDCEGISSSPEMDIKIDGKLATQVKHLQWKFRGNESIDVKETKIEVYWDVHDWIFGSGPRHAMFLFKSSSPPSSSSSTSSSLSFHADDPACREYGWSSGSPEFRLFLYAWKVE; encoded by the coding sequence ATGATGCATGACCCTATAGGTATACCTATTGAGCATGATCTTTCCCCTGTACACGCCTACATGACACCAAAACCACCACCagcaccaccaacaacaaccaccaccaccgccgccgctACCAACGCCGCCACCCGCACGTTAACCCGATCACGATCCGGGTCAGGGTCAGGGTCTCCACAAAGCCTGATAATGTCGGTATATAGCACCAAAATCGCAAGCCAACCTCGATTAGTCACCATCACATGGTGCAAGAACCTCCTCCTCCACGGCCTCTCGGTGTCCGTCGACGGCCCTCGCGACACCGATCACTACCACAGCAAGGTGGAGCTTAAGCCGTGGTATTTCTGGAGGAAACAAGGAAGCAAACAGCTTGTCGTTGACGGGAAAGTCATCGGCATTGTTTGGGATCTCAAGGCGGCCAAGTTTAACGGCGAGGTTGAGCCTCAATCGGACTACTACGTCGCCATTGTTTCCGACGAGGAGGTGGTTCTCGTAGTCGGAGACATGAAGAAGGACGCTTTCCGGCGAACCCGGTGTAGGCCCGCTCTTATTGACCCTGTTTTAGTCTCTAGGAAAGAGCATATTTTTGGTAAGAAAAGGTTTTCTACTAAGGTTAAATTTCATGAAAGAGGGAAATGTCATGAGATTTCAGTTGagtgtaataataataattataatcataataataataatattattaataataataagggGGGTGTTGATTGTGAAGGGATTAGTAGTAGTCCTGAAATGGATATTAAGATAGATGGGAAATTAGCAACACAAGTTAAACATCTACAATGGAAGTTTAGAGGGAATGAATCGATTGATGTTAAGGAGACTAAGATTGAAGTGTATTGGGATGTTCATGATTGGATATTCGGGTCTGGTCCTCGACACGCTATGTTCTTGTTCAAGTCGTCGTCACCACCGTCGTCGTCGTCATCGACATCGTCGTCGTTATCATTTCATGCAGATGATCCTGCATGTAGGGAGTATGGTTGGAGTAGTGGCTCACCGGAGTTTAGGTTGTTTCTTTATGCTTGGAAAGTTGAATGA
- the LOC130461673 gene encoding uncharacterized protein isoform X2, with product MTPKPPPAPPTTTTTTAAATNAATRTLTRSRSGSGSGSPQSLIMSVYSTKIASQPRLVTITWCKNLLLHGLSVSVDGPRDTDHYHSKVELKPWYFWRKQGSKQLVVDGKVIGIVWDLKAAKFNGEVEPQSDYYVAIVSDEEVVLVVGDMKKDAFRRTRCRPALIDPVLVSRKEHIFGKKRFSTKVKFHERGKCHEISVECNNNNYNHNNNNIINNNKGGVDCEGISSSPEMDIKIDGKLATQVKHLQWKFRGNESIDVKETKIEVYWDVHDWIFGSGPRHAMFLFKSSSPPSSSSSTSSSLSFHADDPACREYGWSSGSPEFRLFLYAWKVE from the coding sequence ATGACACCAAAACCACCACCagcaccaccaacaacaaccaccaccaccgccgccgctACCAACGCCGCCACCCGCACGTTAACCCGATCACGATCCGGGTCAGGGTCAGGGTCTCCACAAAGCCTGATAATGTCGGTATATAGCACCAAAATCGCAAGCCAACCTCGATTAGTCACCATCACATGGTGCAAGAACCTCCTCCTCCACGGCCTCTCGGTGTCCGTCGACGGCCCTCGCGACACCGATCACTACCACAGCAAGGTGGAGCTTAAGCCGTGGTATTTCTGGAGGAAACAAGGAAGCAAACAGCTTGTCGTTGACGGGAAAGTCATCGGCATTGTTTGGGATCTCAAGGCGGCCAAGTTTAACGGCGAGGTTGAGCCTCAATCGGACTACTACGTCGCCATTGTTTCCGACGAGGAGGTGGTTCTCGTAGTCGGAGACATGAAGAAGGACGCTTTCCGGCGAACCCGGTGTAGGCCCGCTCTTATTGACCCTGTTTTAGTCTCTAGGAAAGAGCATATTTTTGGTAAGAAAAGGTTTTCTACTAAGGTTAAATTTCATGAAAGAGGGAAATGTCATGAGATTTCAGTTGagtgtaataataataattataatcataataataataatattattaataataataagggGGGTGTTGATTGTGAAGGGATTAGTAGTAGTCCTGAAATGGATATTAAGATAGATGGGAAATTAGCAACACAAGTTAAACATCTACAATGGAAGTTTAGAGGGAATGAATCGATTGATGTTAAGGAGACTAAGATTGAAGTGTATTGGGATGTTCATGATTGGATATTCGGGTCTGGTCCTCGACACGCTATGTTCTTGTTCAAGTCGTCGTCACCACCGTCGTCGTCGTCATCGACATCGTCGTCGTTATCATTTCATGCAGATGATCCTGCATGTAGGGAGTATGGTTGGAGTAGTGGCTCACCGGAGTTTAGGTTGTTTCTTTATGCTTGGAAAGTTGAATGA